The following coding sequences lie in one Arthrobacter sp. SLBN-122 genomic window:
- a CDS encoding ROK family transcriptional regulator has protein sequence MTATSGNDHGQDSVALDVGSLSRAGDLFQLLRDGQARTRAELALSTGLARSTVASRIDALMLSGLVGPAGEALSSGGRPPSRFAFNPAARLVLAVDVGATHVIVAVTDLGGNILAEHRLAQQVADGPEAVLDQVVAQGKELLASTGRSVAELAGIGIGLPGPVEHDTGKPVKPPIMPGWDGFDVVSYVQRSLPVHVLVDNDVNIMALGEQSAHWPEHNNFFFVKVATGIGSGIISNGELQRGANGTAGDLGHVQVARGADVLCACGNYGCLEALASGPAVVRSLRDQGLDVAKGADVLRLAADGNLQAIQALRQAGRDIGEVLATVVNLLNPSVIVVGGSVGETGEHLVAGIREVVYRRSPPLATSHLRINGSRAGSQAAVLGASKLVTQYVLSPAVIEATLAGAFAG, from the coding sequence TCCAGCTGCTGCGTGACGGCCAGGCCCGCACCCGCGCCGAGCTTGCCCTGAGTACGGGGCTGGCCCGGTCAACCGTGGCCTCGCGGATCGACGCGCTGATGCTGTCAGGCCTCGTCGGCCCCGCCGGCGAGGCGCTCTCCAGCGGCGGCAGGCCGCCGTCGCGCTTTGCCTTCAACCCAGCCGCCCGCCTGGTGCTGGCCGTGGACGTGGGCGCCACCCATGTCATCGTTGCGGTCACGGACCTCGGCGGCAACATCCTGGCCGAACACCGGCTGGCTCAGCAGGTGGCCGACGGCCCGGAAGCGGTCCTGGACCAGGTGGTGGCGCAGGGCAAGGAACTGCTGGCGTCCACCGGACGAAGCGTGGCGGAACTCGCCGGGATCGGAATCGGCCTGCCCGGACCCGTGGAACACGACACGGGCAAGCCCGTTAAGCCGCCCATCATGCCGGGCTGGGACGGGTTCGATGTGGTCAGCTACGTTCAGCGGTCGCTGCCCGTGCACGTGCTGGTGGACAACGACGTGAACATCATGGCGTTGGGGGAGCAGTCCGCCCACTGGCCCGAACACAACAACTTCTTCTTCGTGAAGGTGGCTACCGGTATCGGCTCCGGCATCATCAGCAACGGGGAACTGCAGCGCGGCGCCAACGGCACGGCAGGCGACCTGGGGCACGTCCAGGTGGCGCGCGGCGCGGACGTCCTGTGTGCCTGTGGAAACTACGGGTGCCTGGAAGCGCTGGCGTCAGGTCCCGCCGTCGTGCGTTCCCTCCGGGACCAGGGGCTGGACGTGGCGAAGGGCGCGGATGTGCTCCGGCTGGCCGCAGACGGCAACCTCCAGGCCATCCAGGCACTGCGCCAGGCCGGCCGGGACATCGGCGAGGTATTGGCCACCGTGGTCAACCTGCTCAACCCGTCCGTCATTGTGGTGGGCGGCAGCGTCGGCGAGACGGGGGAGCACCTGGTCGCCGGCATCCGCGAGGTGGTCTACCGGCGCTCGCCGCCGCTGGCCACCTCGCACCTGCGCATCAACGGCTCGCGCGCCGGCAGCCAGGCAGCAGTCCTGGGCGCCAGCAAACTGGTCACCCAGTACGTCCTCTCGCCGGCTGTCATCGAAGCAACGCTGGCAGGCGCCTTCGCGGGGTAG